The Larus michahellis chromosome 18, bLarMic1.1, whole genome shotgun sequence genome contains the following window.
CCCTCGGTaccggccgccccggccccgtcACTCCGCGGGGAGAAATTCCCGCGTGGAAACCGCTCGCGGGAGGTTCCGGGGGTGGGGGTGCCCGCTGtccggggcgcggagccgggctctgccccgccgggagccccggggccgccggtgtcgcggggctggcggcggcggcgccgggacAGGGGAGCCAGGACCGGCTGGATGCACCAGGcgataagaagaaaaataaatcttagagGAAAAGCGTGTTTATATATTCGTTACGCCAGCGGGAGCAGCTCCCCGCCGCGGGGAGAGCCCGGGGAAGGCAGAGCCTGGCCCGGTGCCCCCTCGCCGTGGTGcccgcggggggctgggggggggtgaagCTGCGGGGAGGAAAGCGCGGGGGGTGGCCGAAGCCCGAGCCGTGCAagagccctggggagggagaggctgagagatgcGCTGGGCCGGTGTCAGGGCCGCTGTGAAGCCCAGGGCCTGGCATGGCATCCGTGCATCCCGCATCCCTCCGGGAACCTGGTCAGGGAGCGGTACCCTGCTGCCCATCGCCATCACCCCTGCGGTGTGGAGAGGCCAGACCCagcaccccccccctccgccgtgCTCCCCGCCCCAGCCAGCACGTTCCCATGGCCACCAGGCCTCCAGGAGCCAGATCAGTAGCCCGGGCAGAGGAGCCTGTGGCCCACACTGCACCTGCCGCAGCCCCAGGGTGGTCACATCGATGGCCCCAGCGCAGCGGGGAGGAGCAGCGGGCCCGGGGGTGTGATGCATACACGGGCACCGGTggcggtgctggcagcagggtggcTCTGTGCTGAAGCCGTGCCAGGCACTGCCAGGTAACCCAGTCCTcgggagggcagagaggagcagaccCGCCTGCCACGCTGCTGGCTCCATCGAAAGGACTCGCTCAGCTCTTCCCTCCCGCAGGCCGGGGGCAtggcagctcctctgctcccccgAAGGGCGCCGACAGCCCTCCTGCCTGCCGGGGTGGCCGCGCGGGCTGGCACCAGGGTCCGGCGGGCTGCCTGGCAGGAAGCTTTCTTGACACCGGGTCTTTGCTTATGGAGGACGCTTGAGCTTTCCAGGTGTACAGCCGTTATCTTGGTTTTAGCACTCTCCAGCTGGGCCGGGTCCCCGTCTTCAGGTCTGGTGCTGGAAGGCTCTTGCGCAGCCTGCGGCAGGAATGCTCTCCGAGGGTGATTTAACAGTGTAAGAAAAACAGTCCCGTGTTCCTAACGTTTCTGTGTGctaaaactaaaatataaaatacaccTTGTCCAAGCAGGCAGGGGATTGGCGTCGGCTCTGCAGGGTAGTAAAGATGCATTGTGTACACTTCCCCTGGGGCACCAGGGCAGAGAGATCTCGAAATGTGAATGATTATGTGTTCAGCCGTCGTCCGCAACCCTTCCGTGCTGCAGCCTGTCCTACTCGCTGTCACTCTTGTCCACCAGTACCGCGTCGGACTCCTCCGTGATCTCCAGCAGCGTGTGCATGTCGGGGCTCTCCCCACGCAGCAGATCCgagttttctccctcctctccgcCAACCTCCACCAGCTCCGTAGCTTTCACTTCCACCTCGCCCTCTCTTATTTTCTTGACATGGAAAGTGAAGGGTGGCACTTTGTAGACGGCTGTCTTGGACCTGGCATAGATGGTGTGGTCAGGGGTGAAAGACTTCCTCAGCTTGTCCCGAGAGGTCTtcatcttctctctcctctcGTTAGTCACAATCTTGGTGCCCAGTTTGTTcatcctcttctccaggttgTGGCGGGTCTTCTCCAAGTTGTGGCGGGTCTTCTCCAGGTTTTCCTTGGTCTTTAGCTTagttttttccatcttctccttTGAGAATGCCTTTTTAAAGTCATCCACTCTTTTCATGCCGCTCCTTTTGATGCGCTCTGCCCGTGACTCTTCAATAATCTCTTCAATCTCCACCTCTTCATCCGAGGAGAGCTGGACGTGGTCCTCCTCCGCATGGTCCTCACCCACTGGCACCTCCTCGCCCTCGCCTTCCTTCTCTAGCTTTTCGCCCTCCTTCAGAGACTTGCTGATGCTCAGTTTAGACGGGAGCTTCACTTCATCCTGCAAGACACAGAGCGGAGCcagtgagacacacacacacacacacgcacgcagcCTCGGGAgccagccccccctgcccggcAGCACCGCAGAGCAGAAGCACAGCTACGATTCACAGGGTTCATGGCTAAACACACCCAGGCGACGGCAGGCCTGGGCTCATCCTCCCTTAGTGCACCCGATAAATTCCTGTAAATAGGATCTGCTCAACCTGCAGCAGCTTAGGGCTCTGCTGTATTTAAGCTCACGTACGCCAGCTCCGCTCACTCTGGGCTGGTTCCAAACCCATCCGTGACTCCAGCAGTGCAGGACGGGGCCAGCCCTGAAACTGGCgacttctcccttcctcctgtgcCCCTGTCACAGTCCCGTGCCCTCCAGTTTCATCTCCATCCCAGGGTCTGGCCACCGCATGCCCTCGCTCCTGGCCCCGCATCCTGCCGTGGCGGGGCGCAGGGAACCCACTTGGGCGACGTGTTGTCCCTTGGCCCCCCAGCGCCTGCACAGGGTCCTTCCCGTCCCCGCCAGCCCTCCCGCAGGTGGTCTTCTCCTGGTTAGACCGCTGGCCGCCCCCAGCTCTCTGGCCTGGGCAGGCCCAGTCCGGCAGTGGCCATGGACACAGTGCGGTGCTGGGCTGCAGATGGCAGCACAGTCTGGAGCCGGGAGTCCGGCCACCGCACAAACTGTCCTGGCCGACCCCGGTCTGCGCTCAGACTTTCCCAAGGCCTTGCAGGAtccagatgtggggctgggacatCTCTTGGGATGCAGCAGGCCACCctgtttttcccatttctccGCTGGGGACTGAGGGAATTTGTCCGAGCCCATATCTGAAGGTGGCCCCGACTCGCCCAGCTAGGTCTGCAAGGTTACGCTCTCTCCCCTCGGAGAGGAGGTGAATTCATTCAGCTTCTCCGCTCTCCCGGCTCAGCCAAGTTTCTGATCCCAGTGGCAGAGGACAAGCATGTGCCCAGGCGAGGGGCACAGGTCTGGAGTGGGATTGGTTTTCATCTGAGCAGCACATAGCGTGCGTCCCTGCGGCAATGAATCACCTCTCTGTTCCCAGGACAGGCTGGAAATAGCCCATCACTGTGCGAAGCGTCACAGCTGTGCGATTGCAGCCCATGGCTCAGAAATTTATTGCCCGAGTGGTTTTAATCGACGGAGCTGGGCGGGAGAGGCACAGAGCCGCCGAGACGAGTGCTGtcacacagccagcagcagccgaAGGGCAGCGTGCGGGACGGGCGCACAGAGATTGAAGCTGCTGGGCTGAGGTTTTGGGAAAAGGATGGCCGGGCACCattcccagccctggggcagagTGGAGCTGAACGGAGCAAGGTCAGGGGATCCCAGTCCCgcaccagcaggagcagggcccaGGGAAATCAAGTGCCAGACCCTGGGGTACCCCAGGCCCAAGTGCTTGGAGCATGTGGCAAATGCCTGCAGCGACTTGCCATCCTCCAGCTCGGGGATGCTGGGAGCGGAGCTGCCACGTGTCCCGGGAGGGTGAATTTGCCGTGGCATCTCCCGTGCAAGGCTGCACCCTCTGCGTGTCACGCttgcacagcagcagccactgcagcaaCACTAACGAGCTACGCAGATGTCTCAAGCCGGGACACTCGTGATGGTCACACCATCAAAACAGCCACTGAGGCCCGGCCCCGAAGAGCCGTGCTGACGCCAGCCCCGCTGCGGCGCAGGTTTCTCTGGTGCTGCCATGGCGGAGGACATCCCAATCCCTTGTGCAGCACCAGAAGGGACGGTGCGTTCGCCCTGCGCCCCGAGCGCTCTCCCACCACGCACCGACGCGCTGCTGCTCCGGCTGACCAAGGTCACCACGTGCTGCGTCTCCTGAGCCCCTGGACGGAGGCAGGACAGGACGGGGCAGACACGGGGCTGCTCGGCTCGGCCGGCTACACTCTCCCCAGCCCTTCGTTCCCTTACACCACTTGAGACCTGATATAAGCTTATTGAATACGTGACTCTAGCACAGCTTCACCTGGAAAAAGTTTGTGAACAATGAAAAGTCAGCTCTGCAGAGCGCTGGGCTCAGGGAAGGTGACACGGGCTGCAGCGTCCAGGGTCAAAACACTGAGtctgccagggcaggggtttCATTCTGGGTTTTATCCCTTTGCACTGGGCAAAGCTCTGGATCACAGCTCAGGTCCCGAATACTTTCTGGAGATTAGGGTGAAGCGGCCAACAtatgttttcttcatttgatgAGCCACTCCAGGAGAAAACAATACACACGCTCTCCAGAGGGTCAGGTCACTCCATCGGTGGGAAGGCAGGGATCCTGTTCTCCACAACAACACCTGCTGGAGCAATCCCAGAGACTCCCGGGGACCCTGCCCCGCCGAGCCCAGAACATCAGGAACTCCATCCACTTCCTTCCCTCCGAATCAACACAATGAGCCAGAACAAAGGCATCCCCCTCTCGCCTGGCACGACTGTCACTGGAAGCAGGCCATATCCTGCAAACTCAGATACTTATCGGCCCCTTGTGAGCTCCAGAACATGCGTATGCAGAAAGAAACACCACCTCAAAAACTCCAGGTCTGCCACATAAATAACCTCCTTTCCTTGTATTACACCAGCAAATCCATCTCCTGACTGAATTTTCTGATGTGGCTGAATGTGCTGCACCAGCAACACACCCACCCAACCTCGGCGGCATCCTGCAACTCTTTCTTTACAGCCATGAAGAcatggccagcagcagctcccagtacGTGGGGCAGCTGGGACAACCCTGTCGGGGTGACGGTGTGGCTCTCTGCCATCCCTGTCACCTCATCCTGAGACCAGCTCCTTGATCCCAACTCCCCCAGGCTGCCCTCACGGACAGACCCACTCTGCTGCTGTCCCGCGCACCGTCCCCGCAGGCAGCTGCCCGGCTCACGGACTCGAGACCCTGCTGAGGCCTCTTTCAGGAGCGCTGCCATTGCTCCAACACGGAGGGAAAGATGGAGCACGGCTATTCCCATGCGTAAGGACGCCTACAATCCCAGCCTCTCCCCTCGAGGCTGTTTCCGAGAGCTTTTCTCCAGCTGCGCTTGGGAAACCCTTTGCAACCCTCACCCGGCCCCTTCCCCGCAAGGCCGGGTGACGGGGTAGCATGCCTGCCACAGGGCTGTCGGGCTGGCCCAGGGCCACCAGATAGTGCATGTCTCTTTCCTATGCCTGGTATAattcctgcattttttccccctgactCCTCTTCAATCTGATTGCTTATCTGAGCCGCAGATAACCAgctgggggacagctgggggaTTTTCAGCGCTGTGTGCCCTGGGTCATTTTCCTGCCCACCTGCATCCCGGAGCATTCCTGCTGGATCTGCGGCTCGGGCTGATGCACGGGACAGCTGGTATGAGAGCAACCAACAGCTCTGGCACAGCCTAACAGGGGCGAGTACGGTGCTGCTGAGCATCCCTCGTGTGCAGCTCCCCACCCGCCCCCAGGCACTGCCCAAACGCCCCCAGGGgtctcctcctccctgccgggGGGTGTTTCTCccatggggaaggggaaggggggttGCCCAGCATGGGCAGAACAACGCGCCTGCAGACACAGCCCGCGGCGGAGGACGATGGGACCTTGCTGGAACAACCAAGAACCATCCCGGGTCTAGAGGGGTGGCTGTTACACAAACCCCCACTCGGGGCAAGGCACTAGGGTCTGTGCACTTTGTTTCACTCATGACTCATCCAGATGAGCCACATTTTTAACACTAGGCATTCCAACTATATTTTTTACTGGGAAAACACTGACCCTTGAAGTGGGCGAGTCCAAAATCCTGGCTCTTGGCATCCCTGCCTGTTGGGGTGTTCAAACCCTGGCTCCCAGTCAGCAGACAGAAACCAGTGCTGTTCTCTGAGACAGCTTGAATCCAGCTGGCACAAAGACAGCGAGTAAACAAGATTTCTCAGAAGATTTTTATACCAGAAAAATCTTGCCCCGCTCCGTGCTCAAAGCAGAGCTACCCCCAGCAGAAGGACAGGCAGCGGGTGTGCGTGCTGGGACTGAGCGTGCCGACATCTGATGCGCTTCACGTAAACCTTCAGCTCCAATTCAAGTTCTACGTTGCCTTTCCCCGTTTACAGTGCGCCAGCCCCTAGCCCGTGTCACAATCCGCGCCGTCCCTTTGGCACAGGGCTCCCCGGGAAGCGGTTTACTTTGGGAAGCTCCCTCCTGCAGACCCTGTGGGTGCCCGGGGGGTCCCTGGCGCCCGTACCCAGCGCGAAGGCAGCCGGCTGCCAGCTGACGGGGTGCTGGGCTGCTCTGGATTCCTCCTGCTTCAAACAACTCAGAGCCGTTAGATCCGCGGGGCAGAGCGGCCTCTGCCTTGCTCCGCTAAGTGGGCTTTTTTATCTGCCGTTGTTTTCCAGCCCGAGTTCCCCTGCCGTGAGTCACACAGGCCGCCCCGAATGGCCGTGTACACACCGCCCGGTTGCTACAACACATGTAAACACTTCCCCTGTCCTATAAAGGGCCAATGAGAGACAGAGCTGAGCTGCATTCCCAGCCTCGCAGAGCTCTTCAGGCACTGCAGGATCACCAGCAAATCCGGGGAACGTTCCCAAAAGGCGAGAAGGGCTCCTGGATTGCTCTTGAAGAGGCTCTTAGTGTCAGCGCGGAGAAAAGAGTCCCAGAACTCCCAGCCACTCCGATCTCCAGTTTGAAGGTTTAATGGAGGATTTTTCACATGCGCATGCTAATCACATCTGTAATTCATTTCGTTCAGCTATTTTTACGCAATTGCAAGAGCAGGAACAGTTGAGTTGGGTTGACATGCAGCCGTTAACATGCAGAACGTGACCAGCTCACATCCCCAGGCTCTGCTATGACCAAGAAGGGCTGACGCTGGCCGCTGCTGGGTGAGCGGTGCCGgctgcacctcctgccccacgccaGCCCTCCCTCTGCCCACCCAGGGCAGGCCGGGCACGCTGAGGGAGGGTTAAAAGCATCTGGGCAGAAGACAGCCCTCTCGGTCAGATCGAGCCCTGCCAGAGAAGAAGAAGTTCTGCACTCCCGTTGCCACAATGGCTGTTTTGCTCTGCCAGTCCCCAGAGGATGCTGTTGTGTCCTGACCATCCGTCAGAATCAGGGGAAGGACTCGGTCATTCCCGAGGAACGGCAGCACACCTGATTAGCCCCCACCGcccagcagagctcagggatgTCAGGGTGCCCTGCGCAGGGAAGAGGAGCGCTGCGCTTTCTCCTCCAGCGCCTTGTTGGAACAGGCTTTTTCTGTGGAGATCATAATTGCTACCAGACTTTATTGCTGTATCACAaaaaaactgcctttttaaaaaaaatatcttgtctCTCTCCTTGAAAAGGAGAAATTTCCCCTGGCAGCTTCTCCCAGAGACCCTGATTCCCGGGCTGAGCTCACCTTCGCCCGGCTCCGGGGGAGTCCTGTCCCCCGACCGACGGCCGCTGCCACCCGACGGCACTGCACACACCCACAGTGCAGGCAACGGGGGCTCAGAGTATTTTCTCCAGCAGCCGCACAATAAGAGGAAGGCTAACAGGGCACCGTGCTGTTACCAGCGGCCCCTGTGGCACGAGATAAGCGTTAGATAAACAGCAGTTAAAGTCACCAGCGGCTCCAGGCTGTGGGCGGCAGCTCCCAGTGAACAGCGCTGGGGGCTGCCACCGAACAGAAAtgggtgctgcagcccctgcctgggacCACCGTAGTTTTACGTCACAGTTTGTGTTCTCTGCCTGCCTTTTATCTATTTAAAACAACAACTTCAAACCATTTCACAAACACTTATAAACTCAACCTTACGAGAAGCCTGAGGAGGTAGGGATTATCCGGTCAGTGTTTCAGAAG
Protein-coding sequences here:
- the CAVIN1 gene encoding caveolae-associated protein 1, with amino-acid sequence MEDTTLQIIEPPTASEASEEQAPEEPIKSDQINGVMVLTLLDKIIGAVDQIQLTQTQLEERQQEMDSAVTSIQGELTKLTKAHTTTSNTVNKMLEKVRKVSVNVKTVRQNLEKQAGQIKKLEANEAELLKRRNFKVMIYQDEVKLPSKLSISKSLKEGEKLEKEGEGEEVPVGEDHAEEDHVQLSSDEEVEIEEIIEESRAERIKRSGMKRVDDFKKAFSKEKMEKTKLKTKENLEKTRHNLEKTRHNLEKRMNKLGTKIVTNERREKMKTSRDKLRKSFTPDHTIYARSKTAVYKVPPFTFHVKKIREGEVEVKATELVEVGGEEGENSDLLRGESPDMHTLLEITEESDAVLVDKSDSE